From the genome of bacterium:
TGAACTACTTGTTTTCTTAACATAAAAACTATGTCAAACGTAGCCCTTTCACAAAAACAACGTGAAGAACTAATCAGAGCATTGAAAGCCCGTTTTGAGAAAAACATGAACCGCCATAAAGGTCTTGAATGGGCTAAAGTACAAGCAAAGCTGGAAGCTAATACTAAAAAACTATGGTCACTCAATGAAATGGAAAGAACTGGCGGTGAACCGGATGTTGTTGGTCATGATAAAAAGACGGGCGAATACATTTTTTATGATTGTTCAGCGGAAAGTCC
Proteins encoded in this window:
- a CDS encoding DUF4256 domain-containing protein; amino-acid sequence: MSNVALSQKQREELIRALKARFEKNMNRHKGLEWAKVQAKLEANTKKLWSLNEMERTGGEPDVVGHDKKTGEYIFYDCSAESP